A segment of the bacterium genome:
ACATCCAACAGCAAAAAATCTTCTATCTCAAATAGGAAAATTGAAACCAGAGGATACCATGAAAAAAATTGCTGATTTTCTTGAATCTTATGGACTTAAAATAATTCCTCAGACAGATGTTTTTATAGATGAAATTGCAGAGAATAAAGTTTATACATTCCCGCTTACAGATGAAGAAATGGAGGATGTAAAAACAGGTCTTTCTGTTCTTGAAGATATTTTAAAACACAGAATAGGACAGTCAGTTATAGTGAAAAACGGTATGATTCTTGGAGTTGAAGGAATAGAAGGAACAGATGAACTGATAAAAAGAATAGGGAAATACTGTAAAGATTTTGTTTTTGTAAAAGGTTGCAATGAAGATAAAGATACAAGATTTGATTTACCGACAATAGGGATGGAAACAGTAAAAAATATGAAAATGGCAGGTGGAAAAATTATTGCTGTTAAGTCAGACAAAACGATTATACTTGAAAAAGATAAAGTTGTAGAAGAATGTATGAAAAATGAAATAAAATTAATTGGAATAAAATGAAGATAAAAGAAAATTTTGATGAGATTATTTCCTATCTTGAAGATTCTTCTAATTTTAGAAAAGGTAAAGCAGATAAAGTATATATTCCTGAAACAGAAAATGAAATTTTTGAGATTCTTGAGATATGCAGAAAAGAAAGAGTTCCTATAACAGTTTCAGGGGGAGGGACAGGAACAGTTGCAGGAAGAATTCCTGTTTCTGGATATATAATTTCAACCGAAAGTTTTAATAAAATAATTGATATAAATAAAGAAAAAAAAATTGCGACTTTGCAGGCAGGTGTAATTGTTGATAATTTTTTAAAAGAAATTGAAAAGGAAGGGCTTTTTTATCCTCCATTTCCCACAGAAAGAACTGCTTTTATTGGTGGGAACGTTTCAACAAATGCTTCAGGTGAATACAGTTTTAAATTTGGACCAACAAGAAAATATGTAAAAAGAATAAAAATGGTACTTACTTCCTGTGATATTATTGAAATAAAAAGAGGAGAAATTTTTGAAAAGGATGGATTTATTGATTATGGAATTTTTAAAGTACCTCTGCCATCTTATAGAACCCCTGATGTTAAATGCTCTGCAGGTTATTATTCAAAAGATGGGATGGATGGTATTGATTTAATTATTGGTTCAGAGGGTACTCTCGGAATAATTACAGAAGTAGATGTATCCCTAATTGAAAACTTACCGCCGAGATTTATTATGATTTTATTTTTAAAAGACGAAGAGAATATTCCAGAAATCGTAAGGGAGATAAAAGAAAGGAAAGATGAACTTGAAATTTTTTCATTTGAATTTTTTGATAAAAAATCTCTTCTTTTTTTGAAAGATGACTTTAACTTTATACCTGAAGATACATGTGCTATTTACATTGAAGCAACAAATGATACAGAAAAAATGGAAAAATGGATTGAAATAGCAGAAAAAATTGGAGTTTTAGATACAGTAATAGGAGAGGACATTACAAACTATAAAAAACTCATTGATTTCAGACATAAACTTCCTGAAAATGTTAATGCTTATTTTAAAAAAATAGGAAGTATAAAAATTGCGGTTGATGCAGCAGTTCCAGAGGATAAATTTGAAAACTTTTATAGATTTTACAGAAAAATTATGGAAGAAAACAAAGATATTCATACAATACTTTTTGGACATATAGGAGAAAACCATCTACATTTTAATCTTTTTCCAGTTGATGAAAAACAAAAAGAGAGAGCATATAAAATTTATGAAGAATCAGTAAAAAAAGCTGTTTATCTTGGTGGAACTGGTTTTGCTGAACACGGAATAGGTAAATTAAAACATAAATATCTTGAAATAATGTATGGAAGGGATGGAATTTTAGATATGGTAAAAATAAAAAAAATATTTGACCCTTACTGCATTTTAGGTCTTGACAATATTTTTCCAAAAGAATACCTTAGCCTTGTCTAACTTCTGAAATCTTGACAATTTTCTAAAAATCCCTTATTTATTTTTATAAAAACTTGATAAAAATTTTTAAAAATAGTAAAATAAAATAGTGTTCCGGTGTAGCTCAACGGTAGAGCATCCGCCACTAAAACATTGGCGGACCCGCCAAGTAGTTTGGCGGGGGCGGCTGTTAACTATTGAAAATGTATTATGTATATGTGATAAAAAGCTTTAAAAATAGTAGAAGGTATGTAGGTTTTACATCTAAAAATCCAGTAGAGAGATTAAAGGAACATAATAGAGGAAGCAATAAGTGGAGTAGGCAAAATAGACCATTTGAATTAATATATTATGAAGAATTTACTGAAAAAGAAAAAGCAAGGAAAAGAGAGAGATTTCTTAAAAGTGGCAAAGGAAGAGAATTTTTAAATAAAATAATAAAAAATTCAAATAAAACTTTTAAAAATTAAACAAAAAATATAGAAGAATTGAAAAAATTGTGGTAAAATTATATAGTTCCGGTGTAGCTCAACGGTAGAGCAGGCGGCTGTTAACCGCAAGGTTGTAGGTTCGAATCCTACCACCGGAGCTATTTATAAATTTTTTTTGTGGAAGAAAGTAAAATTGGAATTTGAGGATGTAATAAAGATAATAGGTAGTTATAAGTCCAGAACCAATAAAAGGATTACTTAAGATATCGGAGGAAGTTGATATTTTAATGTTAGTTCCATTAGGATATCTGTAATATAGTTTTTTTAGATAATGCTTCCAGAAAGTATATAAAAAATATAGTTTTCAAGGAAGAATTTAGTAAACTTTTTCTAAAAATCTACTAAAAGTAATATTTCTTTCGTATCTCAACGGTAGAGCATCCGCCACTAAAACATTGGCGGACCCGCCAAGTAGTTTGGCGGGGGCGGCTGTTAACCGCAAGGTTGTAGGTTCGAATCCTACCACCGGAGCTATTTATAAATTTTTTTTGTGGAAGAAAGTAAAATTGGAATTTGAGGATGTAATAAAGATAATAGGTAGTTATAAGTCCAGAACCAATAAAAGGATTACTTAAGATATCGGAGGAAGTTGATATTTTAATGTTAGTTCCATTAGGATATCTGTAATATAGTTTTTTTAGATAATGCTTCCAGAAAGTATATAAAAAATATAGTTTTCAAGGAAGAATTTAGTAAACTTTTTCTAAAAATCTACTAAAAGTAATATTTCTTTCGTATCTCAACGGTAGAGCATCCGCCACTAAAACATTGGCGGACCCGCCAAGTAGTTTGGCGGGGGCGGCTGTTAACCGCAAGGTTGTAGGTTCGAATCCTACCACCGGAGCTTTTTGCTCTTTTAAACAATTTTAGATATGAAAAAGCCAGAGTTATTTTTAAACAAGCAGAGTTTGATCATATGAATGGTGGAAAGAAAAAATTGGGAGGATAAAGACCCACATCGTTTTTTATCTGTACACAGGGCCAAAATATCAAAGTATTTTTTAAAAATTCAGGTTGTAATCCGTGCAGTCAGGAAAAAATGAATTTGTGTAAAGTAAAGGAATGTTTTGACAGAGTTGAAGTTAAAGATATAATAAAAAAGATAAAAGAATTTGAACTCTGAAAAAAAAATGGAAAAACCGATAATTTTTGAAAGTGAGGGTAAAAATTTAATCGGAATACTTCATTTATCAGAATTTAAAAATTCACCGGTTGTTGTCTTATTCCACGGTTTTACAGGTCAGAAAAGTGAAAGTCATTTTATATTTACACGACTTGCCAGATTGCTCTGTAAAGAAAAAATATCAGTTTTAAGATTTGACTTTATGGGTTCGGGTGATAGTGAAGGGGAATTTTCAGATATGACACTGTACACCGAAATGAAAGATGGAGAAAATGCACTGAGATATATTAAAGAGTTAGAAAATGTGAATAAAGAAAAAATTGGAATTCTCGGTCTTTCTATGGGGGCTGTAACCGCTTCCTATATCGCTTCTGAATTTAATACCACTTCTCTCTGCCTCTGGTCGCCGGTTGCTTATCCTTCTGTTATTTCAAGGCGTTTAACAAGGAAAATAAAAAAACAACTTCAGGAAAAAGGTAAGGCATATCTTCCGGGAACAGGACTTTATATAAGTGATGAATTTATTAAAAGCACAAAAGAGGTTAAACCTCTCCGATTTGCGGGAAAATATAAAGGAAGTGTGCTTATAATTCACTGTAAAGATGATACGGTTTTACCTGTTGAACATGCTCTGGCTTATTTTAAAAAATTCCACCAGCAGTCAAGATTTTCTCAACTTACAATCTTTGAAAAAGGTGGTCACACTTTTACTGTTGAAGAAACAGAAAAAGAAGTTCTGAATCAAACGGTTAATTTTTTCAAAACAACTCTGTGGGGTGGAAAGTGAGAAAATGGTTTAACTTCGTTTTTTTGAATACATTGTTTACTTCCGCTTCCTCAGATACTTCAATAGTAGAAACACACCTGCTTCCCAAAATTAATTGGTCTTCTCATTTTCCATCTTGGATGAGTAAAACGTTTATGGGAGTGGCAATATGGCAGTTTATAACTGCATTTCTTTTTATCCTTCTCGGGTTTGCTGGTAAAAAAATTTCTGAATACATTATCGAAACAAAAATTATAAAAATTACAAAAAGAACAAGGTTTGAACTGGATGATTTAATTGTTAATGCTTTTTCCCGCCCATTCAGTTTTGGAATAGCGTTGCTTGGGTTTTCTCTCGCAATAGCGGTTTTACCGGTTTCTCAGACAGCAGAAAGAATAATTTATTCAATTATAAAAATTGCGGGTGTTGTAATATTTCTATGGCTCCTTTTCCGTCTTGTTGATGTTATTGTTGTTTACCTTTCCCGTCTGACAGAGAGAACTGAATCAAAACTTGATGACCAACTTGTACCACTTATCAATAAAGCACTGAAGGTTACAATTGGAATAATTTGTTTTCTGTGGTTATTACAATTGCTCGGATATAATGTTTCAAGTTTAATTGCAGGTCTTGGAATAGGTGGCCTTGCTGTTGCTCTTGCTTTACAGAATACCCTTAGTAATTTTTTTGGCTCAATTTTTATTTTTCTTGATAGACCGTTTATGGTAGGTGATTGGGTTAAAATAGGAGATGTTGAAGGAATTGTTGAAGATATTGGTTTCAGGTCTACAAGAATAAGAACCTGGCCGGCCACACTTGTTTCCATACCAAATAAAAAAGTTGCAGAATCAGTAATAGATAACTGGTCAAGGATGCCTAAAAAAAGAGTCTATCAGACGATTGGACTTACCTATGAGACAACAGCCGACCAGATGGAAAATGCTGTCAGGGAAATAAGGAAGATAATTGAAAATGACCCCGGTGTTGATAAGGAATTCATTGTGGTAAAATTCAGTGATTTTGGTTCTTCCTCTCTTGATATTACGGTTATCTATTTTACAATTGATACAACATTGAAAGGACACCTTGAAACAAAAGAAAGGATAAATCTTGCAATAATGAGAAAACTTAAAGAACTTGGACTTTCAATTGCATTCCCGACAATGAGTATTTATTTAGAAAAAGGGGAAATTAAAATTGAAAGAAAAGATTGATTATAGAGAGGTTTTAAAAGAAACAGTAGAAGCCCTTGAAAATGGGCTGGTTTTGCTTGTTTCTGTAGATAAAAAAGGAAAACCAAATCCAATGGCTATTGGATGGGGAGCAATGGGTGAAATCTGGGGAAAA
Coding sequences within it:
- the lpxI gene encoding UDP-2,3-diacylglucosamine diphosphatase LpxI (LpxI, functionally equivalent to LpxH, replaces it in LPS biosynthesis in a minority of bacteria.); this encodes MKENLAILVSDDFFSEYSFLKLKEKYNLFPFSFSESEKFNDSFIVKDANVPLFFEFLKKNNIKLIFFAGKVKANLVFENLHPTAKNLLSQIGKLKPEDTMKKIADFLESYGLKIIPQTDVFIDEIAENKVYTFPLTDEEMEDVKTGLSVLEDILKHRIGQSVIVKNGMILGVEGIEGTDELIKRIGKYCKDFVFVKGCNEDKDTRFDLPTIGMETVKNMKMAGGKIIAVKSDKTIILEKDKVVEECMKNEIKLIGIK
- a CDS encoding FAD-binding oxidoreductase; translated protein: MKIKENFDEIISYLEDSSNFRKGKADKVYIPETENEIFEILEICRKERVPITVSGGGTGTVAGRIPVSGYIISTESFNKIIDINKEKKIATLQAGVIVDNFLKEIEKEGLFYPPFPTERTAFIGGNVSTNASGEYSFKFGPTRKYVKRIKMVLTSCDIIEIKRGEIFEKDGFIDYGIFKVPLPSYRTPDVKCSAGYYSKDGMDGIDLIIGSEGTLGIITEVDVSLIENLPPRFIMILFLKDEENIPEIVREIKERKDELEIFSFEFFDKKSLLFLKDDFNFIPEDTCAIYIEATNDTEKMEKWIEIAEKIGVLDTVIGEDITNYKKLIDFRHKLPENVNAYFKKIGSIKIAVDAAVPEDKFENFYRFYRKIMEENKDIHTILFGHIGENHLHFNLFPVDEKQKERAYKIYEESVKKAVYLGGTGFAEHGIGKLKHKYLEIMYGRDGILDMVKIKKIFDPYCILGLDNIFPKEYLSLV
- a CDS encoding GIY-YIG nuclease family protein; translated protein: MYYVYVIKSFKNSRRYVGFTSKNPVERLKEHNRGSNKWSRQNRPFELIYYEEFTEKEKARKRERFLKSGKGREFLNKIIKNSNKTFKN
- a CDS encoding alpha/beta hydrolase; this translates as MEKPIIFESEGKNLIGILHLSEFKNSPVVVLFHGFTGQKSESHFIFTRLARLLCKEKISVLRFDFMGSGDSEGEFSDMTLYTEMKDGENALRYIKELENVNKEKIGILGLSMGAVTASYIASEFNTTSLCLWSPVAYPSVISRRLTRKIKKQLQEKGKAYLPGTGLYISDEFIKSTKEVKPLRFAGKYKGSVLIIHCKDDTVLPVEHALAYFKKFHQQSRFSQLTIFEKGGHTFTVEETEKEVLNQTVNFFKTTLWGGK
- a CDS encoding mechanosensitive ion channel family protein, with the translated sequence MSKTFMGVAIWQFITAFLFILLGFAGKKISEYIIETKIIKITKRTRFELDDLIVNAFSRPFSFGIALLGFSLAIAVLPVSQTAERIIYSIIKIAGVVIFLWLLFRLVDVIVVYLSRLTERTESKLDDQLVPLINKALKVTIGIICFLWLLQLLGYNVSSLIAGLGIGGLAVALALQNTLSNFFGSIFIFLDRPFMVGDWVKIGDVEGIVEDIGFRSTRIRTWPATLVSIPNKKVAESVIDNWSRMPKKRVYQTIGLTYETTADQMENAVREIRKIIENDPGVDKEFIVVKFSDFGSSSLDITVIYFTIDTTLKGHLETKERINLAIMRKLKELGLSIAFPTMSIYLEKGEIKIERKD